DNA from Pseudomonas putida:
CTGCGGTCGGTGATCTGGTCTTCCGGGAAGAAGTGATCGTTCTCGGGGAGGTGCTTGGCGATCTGTGCTTCCAGCGCGTCGAGGTTGTGCCCCTGCTGCGCGGAAATCGGCATGACTTCGGCGTTCGGCAGTTGCTCCTGCAGCCACTGCAGGTGCGGGATCAACTCGGCCTTCTCTTCCATGCGGTCGGTCTTGTTGACCGCAATGATCAACGGGCCGGTCACGTACTGCACACGCTCCAGCACCAGTTGATCCTCGTCGGTCCACTTGGTGCGGTCGACCACGAAGATCACCACGTCGACGTCCTTCAGGGCCGCCGAGGCGTTGCGGTTCATGTAGCGGTTCAAGGCCTTGTCGTTGGCCTTGTGCATACCAGGGGTATCAACGTAGATCGCCTGTACATCACCCTCGGTCTTGATGCCGAGCATGTTGTGGCGGGTGGTCTGCGGCTTGCGCGAAGTGATCGCGAGCTTCTGGCCCAGGATGTGGTTGAGCAGGGTCGACTTGCCCACGTTGGGGCGGCCGACAATGGCCACGTAGCCGCAGCGAGTCGGGTTGTTATCAGTCATTGCCATTCTCCACGCCCAGGGCGATCAGTGCAGACGCGGCGGCGACTTGCTCGGCGATACGCCGGCTAACGCCCTGACCACGGCTCTTGTTGTTCAGCAGTACCACTTCGCATTCGACGAAGAAGGTGCGGCAGTGCGGTTCACCCTGGATATCCACTACTTCGTAACGCGGCAGCTCACAGCTGCGCGACTGCAGGAACTCTTGCAGGCGGGTTTTCGGGTCCTTGTTGGTGTCGACCAGGGTCAGGCCCTCGAACTCGTCGGCCAGCCAGGCCAGGACGCGTTCCCGGGCAGTGTCCATGTCAGCGTCCAGGTAGATGGCACCAATCAGTGCCTCCAGGGCGTCGGCCAGGATCGACTCGCGACGGAAACCGCCACTTTTGAGCTCACCCGAACCCAGGCGCAGGTATTCGCCCAGGTCGAAACCACGGGCCAGGCGGGCCAGGGTCTCGCCCTTGACCAAGCGCGCGCGCAGGCGCGAAAGCTGGCCTTCGCGGGCCTGCGGAAGCGCTCGAACAGCGCTTCG
Protein-coding regions in this window:
- the era gene encoding GTPase Era, producing the protein MTDNNPTRCGYVAIVGRPNVGKSTLLNHILGQKLAITSRKPQTTRHNMLGIKTEGDVQAIYVDTPGMHKANDKALNRYMNRNASAALKDVDVVIFVVDRTKWTDEDQLVLERVQYVTGPLIIAVNKTDRMEEKAELIPHLQWLQEQLPNAEVMPISAQQGHNLDALEAQIAKHLPENDHFFPEDQITDRSSRFLAAELVREKIMRQLGAELPYQITVEIEEFKQQGHVLHIHALILVERDGQKKIIIGDKGERIKRIGSEARKDMEVLFDSKVMLNLWVKVKGGWSDDERALRSLGYGDL